Proteins encoded by one window of Scatophagus argus isolate fScaArg1 chromosome 4, fScaArg1.pri, whole genome shotgun sequence:
- the LOC124057407 gene encoding E3 ubiquitin-protein ligase TRIM35-like, protein MAEKLALVESFLSCNVCSETFRDPVSLSCNHSFCSSCLQQFWEQTGNKNCPICKRKSSKANLAVNFSLKELADSFAGRQKSGSSETEQAEKKVEVVCSKHQEESKLFCEDEQRALCSVCEFSLHQSHRVVPIEQAVSDLKEQLKCDLKSLQDKRDKYKQVEETYNEVIQHSKKQLLSTEKQIRAEFNKLHQFLKEEEESRLAALREEEEQKRKTISREMKMIQEQISSLSDSISAVEEDLQKHNMTFLSSYKATQSRARVQCSLSDPQLVSGALIDVAKHLGNLSFRVWDKMKDKVHFSPVILDPNTANRWLHLSDDLTSVRHGDTSQQLPDNPERNTKYTNVLGSEGFSSGKHSWEVEVGDHPVWNVGLVKESVERKSGASALPKYGFWCLLHRSGEYTDVAGKPVGVKKSLQRIRVQLDYDRGEVSFYDPEDMIHICTHGDTFTEKLFPYFCVGESGDAKTTEIKICH, encoded by the coding sequence ATGGCAGAGAAACTTGCTCTTGTTGAAAGTTTCCTGAGTTGCAACGTGTGTTCAGAGACTTTCAGAGATCCTGTGTCTCTGAGCTGCAACCACAGCTTCTGTTCAAGCTGTCTGCAACAATTCTGGGaacaaactggaaacaaaaactgtcCCATTTGTAAGAGAAAATCCTCAAAAGCTAACTTGGCAGTGAACTTTTCACTGAAGGAACTTGCTGACTCCTTTGCTGGGAGACAGAAATCTGGATCATCTGAGACAGaacaagcagagaagaaggtggaggtggtgtgtaGTAAACATCAGGAAGAGTCTAAATTATTCTGTGAGGACGAGCAGAGAGCtttgtgttctgtctgtgagttttctctccatcagaGTCACAGGGTGGTTCCTATAGAACAAGCAGTCAGTGACCTGAAGGAGCAGCTGAAATGTGACTTAAAGTCTCTACAGGACAAGAGGGACAAATACAAACAAGTGGAGGAGACATACAATGAAGTGATTCAACACTCCAAGAAGCAGCTGCTGTCCACAGAGAAGCAGATCAGAGCAGAGTTCAACAAGCTCCACCAGTTcctgaaggaggaagaggagtccaGACTGGCAGctctgagggaggaagaggagcagaagaggaagactatcagcagagagatgaagatgatTCAGGAGCAGATCTCCTCTCTGTCAGACAGCATCTCTGCTGTTGAAGAagacctgcagaaacacaacatgacGTTCCTCAGCAGTTATAAAGCCACTCAGTCCAGAGCCAGAGTCCAGTGCTCACTGTCAGATCCACAGCTGGTCTCAGGAGCGCTCATAGATGTGGCCAAACACCTGGGAAACCTGTCCTTCAGAGTCTGGGACAAGATGAAGGACAAGGTCCACTTCAGTCCTGTCATTCTGGACCCAAACACTGCAAACCGCTGGCTCCATTTGTCTGATGATCTGACCAGTGTGAGACATGgagacacaagccagcagcttCCTGACAATCCAGAGAGGAACACTAAGTATACAAATGTTCTGGGCTCTGAGGGCTTCAGCTCAGGGAAACACAgctgggaggtggaggtgggagatCATCCTGTCTGGAATGTAGGTTTGGTTAAAGAGTCAGTCGAGAGGAAAAGTGGGGCATCTGCTTTACCAAAATATGGATTCTGGTGTTTGTTACATCGCAGTGGAGAATACACTGATGTTGCTGGTAAGCCTGTTGGAGTGAAGAAGAGTCTCCAGAGGATCAGAGTCCAGCTGGACTATGACAGGGGGGAGGTGTCCTTCTACGACCCCGAAGACATGATTCACATCTGCACTCACGGAGACACTTTCACTGAGAAACTTTTCCCATATTTCTGTGTTGGAGAGTCTGGAGATGCTAAAACTACTGAGATCAAAATCTGTCACTGA